A stretch of DNA from Kiritimatiellia bacterium:
CGGGGACGGCGGGCTGGGCGGCTTCTCCGGGGGGCTGCCCTGGAAACGACTCCTGTTGGACCGGGAATCCCGGGCCGCCGCGAAGCCGGGCCCGGGGCGCCGGACCCGCCGGCCATGATTGCGCCGCGGCACTTCCACCGGGAATTCTCCACGTGAAAACGGCCATAGCGTGCGGGGGAACCGGGGGCCACATCTTTCCCGGCCTGGCCACGGCCGAAGTCCTCCGGCAGCGCGGCCACGACATCGAACTGTGGCTGGCCGGAAAGGATGTCGAAGCCCCGGCCCTCAAGGGCTGGACCGGCCCTGTGGTGACCGTGCCCGCCGAGGGCTTCCCGTCGGGGTTCTCCCTGCGCTCCGCGCGCAGCGCTTGGAAACTGGCCCGCGCGGCCGGCCGGTGCCGCCGGCAGATGGTCTCGCGCCGGCCGGATATCCTGCTCGCCATGGGCAGTTATGCCTCCGCCGGGCCCGTGTACGGCGCCTTGCGCGGCGGCATCCCCGTGGTCCTGCACGAGGCCAACGTGGTGCCCGGCCGGGCCATCCGGTTCCTGTCCCGGTGGGCCGCCGCGGTGGCCGTCAGCTTCGAGGAATCGAGCTACTACCTGCGGCACGGCAAGCTGGTCTGGACCGGGATGCCCCTGCGCCGAGACCTGGAAGAGGCCGCGAGCGCCGTGCCGCCCGCCGCCCCCGCGCGCGAGTTTTTCACCCTCCTCGTCATGGGCGGCAGCCGCGGCTCCCATCGGCTCAATGAGTCCGTCTCCCGGGCCATGGTCCGAGTCCACGCGGCGGGCCACCGGGTCGGCGTGATCCATCTCTCCGGCTTCGCGGACGAATCCGCCGTGCGCCAATCCTACGAGCAGGCAGGCGTTCTCCACGAGGTGTTTCCGTTCCTGGCGGACATGGCCTCGGTATATCGCCGGGCCGACCTCGCCGTGTGCCGCGCCGGAGCCGCAACGTGCGCGGAACTCTCGATCTTCGGCCTCCCGGCGCTCCTCGTGCCGTACCCCCACGCGGCCTACGACCACCAGACGGCCAACGCCCGCGCGATGGAAAAAAAGGGCGCCGCGGATGTCGTGCCGGAGCAGGACCTCGACGAGGAATGGCTGGCCGATTACGTGGTCAGCGTCATGCGCAACCCGGGCCGGCTGGCGCGCCAGCGCGCCGCCGCGAAACAGCGGGTCTCGGGCCGCGGGGCGGAGGCGCTCGCCGACCTCGTGGAGAAGGTCGCGGAGGCCCGCCGTGGCTAACGAGACGGACCCGGTATGCGCGCTGCTGGGCGCTCCGCCCGGCTCGGCCGTCCACCTCGTGGGCGTCGGCGGCATCGGGATGGCCGGGCTCGCCATCCACCTGTCCGGCCGGGGCCTCGCGGTGTCCGGTTGCGACGCGGCGCGAAACCGGCTGACGGACGATCTCGAACGGCGCGGCCTTCGTTTCGCGCAGGGGCATGATCCCGCGCATCTCGACGGCGGCATCCGGTGGGTCGTACGCAGCACGGCCGTACCGGAATCCAGCGACGAGATCCGCGCGGCCCGCGCGATAGGAATCCCGGTCCTTTCGCGGGGCGCGGTCCTCGCGGCGCTGCTGGAAGGCCGCGACTCGGTGGCCGTCGGCGGAACGCACGGCAAGACCACGACCACGGCGATGATCGCCCAGGCGCTGCGCCAGGGCGGGCGGGATCCCGGTTACTGCATCGGGGGCGAGGTCGACCTCCTGGGCGGCGTGGCCGGGGTGGGGGGCGGGACGCTGCTGGTCGTCGAGGCCGACGAGAGCGACGGGACGCTGGCCCTGTACCGGCCGGACATCGCGGTGGTGACGAACATCGAGTTGGACCACCTGGAGCATTTCGACGGGGAGGCCGGGCTGGTGGACTGTTTCGAGCGGTTCGTGAAGGCCGCGCGCCGCCGGGTGATCTTCTGCGCCGACGATCCGCGGGCGGCGGCGCTCTGCGCGGACCTGCCCGCCGCGCGCTCCTATGGCTGGGCGCCGGCCGCGGAGGTGCGCGGAACCGTGCTGGATTCGAACGCGGACGGCGTGCGCGTCGAGGTGGCCGTGCGCGGACGGCGGGCCGGGGCCTTCCGCCTGCCGGTGGGCGGAGTGCACAACGCCCAGAACGCGCTCGCGGCCGTCGCGGTCGCGGAGGAACTGGGGGTGCCGTTCGAAGCGGCCGCGGAGGCGCTGGCCGGTTTCTGTCCCGCGCGGCGCCGGTTCGAAATCGTGGCGGCCGCGCGCGGCGTGACCGTGGTGTCCGACTACGCCCACCATCCCACGGAAATCCGCGCCGTCATGCGCACGGCGGCCGCCTTCCCGGCGCGACGGCGGCGGGTCGTGTTCCAGCCGCACCGCTACACCCGCACCCGCGCGCTCGGGCCCGAGTTCCCGCCTGCCTTCGAGGGTGCCGACGAAATCCTCCTGCTGCCCGTGTACGCGGCGTCCGAGCCGCCGCTGGAAGGCGGGACCGCGGACGACCTGCTGCGGCATTTCCGGGCGTTCGGGGGGGCGCCGGTCCGCCTCGAGGCCTCGCTGGAGGAGGCGCGCGGGGCCTTGCGCCGGAGCCTGCGGAGCGGCGACCTGCTCCTGGTGATCGGCGCGGGCGACGTGGAGCAATTGGCAGGATGGGCGAGGGATGATTTAATGGAAGGCGTGTCCGGGGAAGAAGGAAGTGCATGAGCGAGAAAACCTATACCAGCGTCGCGGTTCTGATGGGCGGCCCGTCCGACGAACGGGAGGTGTCGCTGCGGTCCGGCGCCGGCGTGACCAAGGGGCTCCGCGAGGCCGGCTACCGGGTCACCGAGCTCCTGCTGGACAGCGAAAGCATCGAAATCCCGCCGGGCGTCGAGGCGGTCTTCATTGCCTTGCACGGGCGCTTCGGCGAGGACGGCCGCCTGCAGGAGATCCTGCGCCGGCGCGGCGTGCCCTACACCGGCTCGGGGCCGGAGGCCAGCCGTCGGTCGTTCGACAAGCGGCTGACCAAGCAGGTCTTCGAGCGGGAAGGCATCCCGACGCCGGCCTACGAGGTCCTTCGCGACGGCCAGCCCCGGCGCCTGCCGCTGCCGGTCGTGGCCAAGCCGCCGTGCCAGGGCTCGAGCATCGGGGTTTACCGCGCCATGGCGGAATCGGAATGGCCGGGGGCCCTGGCCGGGGCGCGCGCCCACGACGAGGAGGTGCTGGTCGAGTCCTTCATCGAGGGCCGCGAACTGACGGTCAGCCTCCTCGACGGGGAGGCCCTGCCGGTGCTGGAGATCCGGCCGCTGGAGCCGTTCTTCAGTTACACGGCCAAGTACACGGCCGGGCGCAGCGAGTTCCTGGTCCCGGCACCCATCCCGGAAGAGGCCGCGGCGCATTGCCGGGAACTGGCCGTCCGGGCCTTTCACTCCCTCGGCGCCGAGACCTTCGGCCGCGTGGATTTCCGGCTGTCGAACGAGGGGGAACTGTTCGTGCTGGAACTCAACACGATCCCCGGCTTTACGGAGACCAGCCTTTTTCCTAAAGCCGCGCGCGCGGCGGGGATGACATTTTCCGAAGTTTGTGATCGAATCATGCGCAAGGCGACGGTACATTAGCCGGCAAGTACGCAAAGAGACGAACCGTGTGGTACTGGCAACGCTATAAAAACGATCGTCGGCGCGGGGCCGTGCAGCACCAGGTGCGCCTGCGCGAAACCATCCTGCAGGTGGAAAAGCCGCGCCGGGCCCGGCAGCGCGAACGGCTCTACCAGGTCGGCTCCGTCGTGCTCCTGCTGGTCGTGGTCGCGGCGGCTCTCTGGCTCGGTACCGAGGGCGCGCGCCGACTGGGCCAGGCCCTTTTTTCCGCGAACGACCGCTTCACCGTGCGCACGCTCGACCTGGTTTCCGACGGCAAGCTGCAGTCGTGGCATATCCGGGAATACGCCGGGCTGGACACCGGGCTCAACCTCTTCGCGCTGGACCTCGGCAAGATCCGCCGCGAACTGGAGAGCGTGCCCGTCGTCGGCATGGTCACCGTGACCCGCGTGCTGCCGGACACGCTGCGGGTGCGCATCTCCGAGCGCAGGGCCGTGGCGCGGCTGGGCGACGAGGCCGGCGGCCAGGCCCTCGCCGTCGACCGCGAGGGCTACGCGCTGGGCCCGAGTTCCGTATCCGCGCGCCTGCCCGTCATCACCGGCTACCGGGCGCGCGGCCTGCGTCCCGGCAGCCGTGTCGAAGACCCCGGCATTCAATCCGCCCTGGCCCTGATCGACTTGAGCGACGAGCCGCTGTACAGCCGGTTCGTCCGCCTCCGCCGGGTGGACGTGTCCGACAACGAGGAATTGCGCGTCGAACTGGAACGGGGGGAGCGGATCCGTTTCCCGCGGCGGGACATGCAGCCCCGCATGGAGCGGTTGTGCGAGATCATCAAGCAGTCGGCCGACGAGGGACGGGCGATCGCCTCGGTGAACATGACCGTCGACCGGAATTTCCCCGTCATCCACCAATGAGGCGCCCCGATCCGTCATGAGCAGTCCCCCCCCCGTGGTAGCCGTGGAGATCGGAACCAGCCGCATCCGCGCCCTGGTGGGAGAGTCGCGCGACGACGGGCATTGGATGATCACCGGCCTCGGCGAGTGCCCGTCGCGCGGGGTGCGCAAGGGCGAAATCGTCCACGTGGAGAATGCCGAAACCTGCCTGCGGACTGCGCTCGAGCGGGCCGAGGAAAACGGGCACGTGCACATCCACCAGGTCCACCTGGTCGTCACCGGCGGGCACGTGGACAGCCTGGTCAACCGCGGCAGTGTCCCGGTCGGCGACCGCGATCACGAGGTGATGGAGGAGGATGTCGACCACGCCATGGAGCACGCCCGCTCCGTCGGCCTGGGCGCCGACCGCCAGGTCCTCCACACCATCTGCCAGCATTATTACGTGGACGACCAGGATGGCGTCCCGGATCCCGTCGGCATGGAAGGCTCCAAGCTGTCCGTCGACATGCTGGTGATCCACGGC
This window harbors:
- the murC gene encoding UDP-N-acetylmuramate--L-alanine ligase; this translates as MANETDPVCALLGAPPGSAVHLVGVGGIGMAGLAIHLSGRGLAVSGCDAARNRLTDDLERRGLRFAQGHDPAHLDGGIRWVVRSTAVPESSDEIRAARAIGIPVLSRGAVLAALLEGRDSVAVGGTHGKTTTTAMIAQALRQGGRDPGYCIGGEVDLLGGVAGVGGGTLLVVEADESDGTLALYRPDIAVVTNIELDHLEHFDGEAGLVDCFERFVKAARRRVIFCADDPRAAALCADLPAARSYGWAPAAEVRGTVLDSNADGVRVEVAVRGRRAGAFRLPVGGVHNAQNALAAVAVAEELGVPFEAAAEALAGFCPARRRFEIVAAARGVTVVSDYAHHPTEIRAVMRTAAAFPARRRRVVFQPHRYTRTRALGPEFPPAFEGADEILLLPVYAASEPPLEGGTADDLLRHFRAFGGAPVRLEASLEEARGALRRSLRSGDLLLVIGAGDVEQLAGWARDDLMEGVSGEEGSA
- a CDS encoding FtsQ-type POTRA domain-containing protein, producing MWYWQRYKNDRRRGAVQHQVRLRETILQVEKPRRARQRERLYQVGSVVLLLVVVAAALWLGTEGARRLGQALFSANDRFTVRTLDLVSDGKLQSWHIREYAGLDTGLNLFALDLGKIRRELESVPVVGMVTVTRVLPDTLRVRISERRAVARLGDEAGGQALAVDREGYALGPSSVSARLPVITGYRARGLRPGSRVEDPGIQSALALIDLSDEPLYSRFVRLRRVDVSDNEELRVELERGERIRFPRRDMQPRMERLCEIIKQSADEGRAIASVNMTVDRNFPVIHQ
- a CDS encoding UDP-N-acetylglucosamine--N-acetylmuramyl-(pentapeptide) pyrophosphoryl-undecaprenol N-acetylglucosamine transferase, whose product is MKTAIACGGTGGHIFPGLATAEVLRQRGHDIELWLAGKDVEAPALKGWTGPVVTVPAEGFPSGFSLRSARSAWKLARAAGRCRRQMVSRRPDILLAMGSYASAGPVYGALRGGIPVVLHEANVVPGRAIRFLSRWAAAVAVSFEESSYYLRHGKLVWTGMPLRRDLEEAASAVPPAAPAREFFTLLVMGGSRGSHRLNESVSRAMVRVHAAGHRVGVIHLSGFADESAVRQSYEQAGVLHEVFPFLADMASVYRRADLAVCRAGAATCAELSIFGLPALLVPYPHAAYDHQTANARAMEKKGAADVVPEQDLDEEWLADYVVSVMRNPGRLARQRAAAKQRVSGRGAEALADLVEKVAEARRG
- a CDS encoding D-alanine--D-alanine ligase; its protein translation is MSEKTYTSVAVLMGGPSDEREVSLRSGAGVTKGLREAGYRVTELLLDSESIEIPPGVEAVFIALHGRFGEDGRLQEILRRRGVPYTGSGPEASRRSFDKRLTKQVFEREGIPTPAYEVLRDGQPRRLPLPVVAKPPCQGSSIGVYRAMAESEWPGALAGARAHDEEVLVESFIEGRELTVSLLDGEALPVLEIRPLEPFFSYTAKYTAGRSEFLVPAPIPEEAAAHCRELAVRAFHSLGAETFGRVDFRLSNEGELFVLELNTIPGFTETSLFPKAARAAGMTFSEVCDRIMRKATVH